The Xanthocytophaga agilis genome has a window encoding:
- a CDS encoding ABC transporter permease: MSTRNKLTPTPPRWAQNLLHWYCRTDLVEDLEGDLNKYFERNLKTHGTRWAKIIYCLDVVKFCRPYTIRKPDFFNLFIHYLMLNSYLKTTRRTLVRNKLFSVINIIGLAVSMSVGLLVIAFIHDLRSYDEFHADKDNIYRIITHYTPADQPTVDLASTSVKVGQQIGKTTSAIKHLTILRSGFWGDAIVGSVTLPMGAMWADSSFFNVFTFPLLKGNPATALKDPYSLVLTPKMAEKLFGETDPMGQLVRFDTTYYKVTGITNPIPKLSHLQFDALVSFASIERNHPSKDAAFYSWGNIWQNYVYMLLNPNINPTSVQTTLDHLNVTENKQLINQKISVSLQPLKQIALGPMLQNSIGPHISPVVIWVLSGFALVVILSACFNYTNLSIARSLRRSREVGVRKLIGAMKSHVVGQFLIESTLISLLAFVFAFVLFYFLQKQFLDLDPFISNLVSLEFSPKLLVYFLLFSVGMGIAAGLFPALFFSAINPVQVLKGASGWTLFRHVNLRKALILIQYTLSLIFITTTLVGYKQYQGFITLDLGFTTENILNIRMQGNKAALLEKELREIPEVKAISKSMMITSLGSIHGTSVKYKDTQDSSMAWLNMVDEQYLPLHDHHLIAGKNFTSKANTAQESEIIVNEQLLRRFNISPNNPAKAIGEWLVVENKKLVIAGVVKDFHYGTVMNTLEPVMFRYSADGQNGYLNVKITSTDLSATMTHIENAWQKIDKVHPLEADFYDDQIKKAYRQFSVMIRVIGFITFLSVCIASLGLLGMVVFTTETRLKEISIRKVLGASEAGLMYQMGKSFLFLLLLASLIALPVTYFFFDRVVLIHFAYHSPIGWMEMAGGVVAVILLALGLISSQTFIAARINPARVLKGE, translated from the coding sequence ATGAGCACACGTAACAAACTAACTCCTACGCCACCTCGCTGGGCACAGAACCTGCTTCACTGGTATTGCCGGACAGATCTTGTAGAAGATCTGGAGGGTGATTTGAATAAATACTTTGAGCGAAATCTCAAGACACATGGAACCAGGTGGGCCAAAATCATTTATTGTCTGGATGTAGTAAAATTTTGCCGGCCTTATACCATTCGGAAACCTGATTTTTTCAATCTCTTTATTCACTATCTTATGCTGAATAGTTATCTGAAAACCACCCGCCGCACTCTGGTGCGTAATAAGCTGTTTTCTGTCATCAACATCATTGGACTGGCCGTCAGTATGTCGGTTGGGTTACTGGTTATTGCCTTTATCCACGATTTGCGTTCTTACGATGAATTTCATGCAGATAAGGATAACATCTATCGCATCATTACCCATTATACCCCTGCCGACCAGCCTACTGTTGATCTGGCTTCTACTTCCGTTAAAGTAGGCCAACAAATAGGAAAAACCACTTCTGCCATCAAGCATCTGACCATTTTGCGAAGCGGATTTTGGGGAGATGCCATTGTAGGTTCGGTTACACTTCCTATGGGAGCTATGTGGGCTGACTCTTCTTTTTTCAATGTTTTTACCTTTCCTCTACTCAAAGGAAATCCAGCTACAGCTCTGAAAGATCCTTATTCATTGGTCCTAACACCCAAAATGGCAGAGAAACTCTTCGGAGAAACAGATCCTATGGGACAACTGGTCCGTTTTGATACCACCTACTATAAAGTAACAGGCATTACCAATCCCATTCCTAAACTTTCTCATTTACAGTTTGATGCACTGGTCTCTTTTGCCAGTATAGAACGGAACCATCCCAGTAAAGATGCAGCGTTTTACAGTTGGGGTAATATCTGGCAGAATTACGTTTATATGCTATTGAATCCTAACATAAATCCAACTTCTGTACAGACCACTTTGGATCACCTGAATGTAACAGAGAATAAACAACTGATCAATCAAAAAATCTCGGTATCACTTCAACCGCTTAAACAGATTGCTCTTGGCCCTATGCTACAAAACTCCATTGGGCCTCATATTTCTCCTGTAGTGATTTGGGTATTGAGTGGATTTGCACTGGTCGTTATTCTGTCTGCCTGTTTCAATTACACCAATTTGTCCATTGCCCGTTCATTGCGTCGTTCCCGTGAAGTGGGTGTTCGAAAACTGATTGGTGCTATGAAAAGCCATGTAGTAGGCCAGTTTCTTATTGAATCCACACTGATCTCACTATTGGCTTTCGTTTTTGCTTTCGTATTATTTTATTTTTTGCAGAAGCAGTTTCTGGATCTGGACCCTTTTATTTCCAATCTGGTATCGTTAGAGTTTTCACCTAAGTTATTGGTATATTTTCTTCTTTTTTCGGTTGGAATGGGTATTGCTGCAGGCTTATTTCCAGCACTGTTTTTTTCTGCCATTAATCCTGTACAAGTTCTCAAAGGTGCTTCCGGCTGGACATTGTTCCGTCATGTAAATCTCCGAAAAGCGCTGATTCTGATTCAGTATACTCTTTCGCTCATTTTCATTACAACTACTCTGGTTGGCTACAAACAGTATCAGGGTTTTATTACACTTGATCTCGGATTTACAACTGAAAATATTCTTAATATCCGTATGCAAGGGAACAAAGCGGCTTTGCTGGAAAAAGAACTAAGAGAAATTCCTGAAGTCAAGGCCATATCCAAATCAATGATGATAACCAGTCTTGGGAGTATCCATGGTACATCCGTGAAATACAAAGATACTCAGGACTCATCCATGGCCTGGCTTAACATGGTAGATGAGCAATACCTGCCACTTCACGATCATCATCTTATAGCTGGGAAAAACTTTACATCTAAAGCAAACACAGCACAGGAAAGCGAAATTATTGTCAATGAACAACTTCTCAGGCGTTTTAACATTTCACCCAACAATCCGGCAAAAGCCATAGGAGAATGGCTGGTTGTTGAAAACAAAAAACTGGTAATTGCGGGTGTAGTGAAAGACTTTCATTATGGTACAGTTATGAACACCTTAGAACCAGTAATGTTCCGTTATTCAGCTGACGGACAGAATGGCTATCTGAATGTCAAAATCACGTCAACGGATCTGTCTGCTACTATGACACATATAGAGAATGCCTGGCAAAAAATCGATAAAGTCCATCCCCTGGAGGCAGACTTCTATGATGATCAGATCAAAAAGGCCTATCGTCAGTTTTCAGTTATGATCAGAGTAATTGGATTTATTACGTTCTTATCTGTTTGTATTGCTTCCCTGGGGCTACTGGGAATGGTAGTCTTTACAACAGAAACACGTTTAAAAGAAATTAGCATTCGCAAAGTATTAGGAGCTAGTGAAGCAGGCCTCATGTATCAGATGGGAAAAAGCTTTCTTTTTCTGCTGCTACTGGCTTCATTGATTGCCTTACCTGTAACCTATTTCTTTTTTGACAGGGTAGTCCTTATACATTTTGCCTACCACTCTCCCATTGGATGGATGGAAATGGCAGGTGGTGTTGTAGCTGTTATTCTATTAGCACTGGGACTGATTAGTTCTCAAACATTTATAGCAGCACGAATCAATCCTGCTCGAGTACTGAAAGGAGAATAG
- a CDS encoding PadR family transcriptional regulator, producing MKGTNLGEYEELVLLTVAALASEAYSVAICDELEKHTDRSAKLGVVHAVLNRLEEKGLLKSHLGEATATRGGKRKRYYEVTQAGKLALTKTRQVRETLWQLIKGFNLEGSI from the coding sequence ATGAAAGGAACCAATCTGGGAGAATATGAAGAACTGGTCTTACTCACAGTAGCGGCCTTAGCCTCTGAAGCCTATAGTGTAGCCATTTGTGATGAGTTGGAAAAGCATACCGACCGTAGTGCAAAACTGGGGGTCGTCCATGCGGTATTAAACCGACTCGAAGAAAAAGGACTGCTCAAAAGCCATCTGGGTGAGGCAACTGCTACCCGTGGAGGGAAGCGGAAACGTTATTATGAAGTAACACAAGCAGGCAAACTGGCTCTGACCAAAACCAGACAAGTACGTGAAACGCTTTGGCAACTTATAAAAGGTTTTAATCTGGAAGGTTCTATATGA